A window from Fuerstiella sp. encodes these proteins:
- a CDS encoding phytanoyl-CoA dioxygenase family protein has translation MPWYFRGAGNFRVFYKPAHVGGPALPHQDNAYFNFLPPYGFVVWIALDQVTLANGAVHFSRGWHRLGQLPHNHTGNPRFGRAVMTTPDPTHHPETPVLLNPGDASLHHFLTVHRSGPNRTDHNRRGFVMDYRAGSAEPDQNASAEQEAYKENVFKQFGVM, from the coding sequence GTGCCGTGGTACTTCCGTGGAGCCGGTAACTTCCGCGTGTTTTACAAGCCGGCCCACGTAGGTGGTCCGGCACTTCCACATCAGGACAATGCTTATTTCAATTTCCTGCCGCCGTACGGGTTTGTTGTCTGGATTGCCCTGGATCAGGTGACTCTTGCCAACGGTGCCGTGCATTTTTCCAGAGGATGGCACCGGCTCGGCCAGTTGCCCCACAATCACACCGGAAATCCACGTTTTGGCCGAGCTGTTATGACGACACCCGATCCGACTCACCATCCTGAAACACCCGTTCTTTTAAATCCAGGTGATGCTTCACTGCATCATTTTCTGACCGTTCATCGCAGTGGACCAAACCGGACAGACCATAATCGACGTGGGTTCGTAATGGATTACAGGGCCGGCAGCGCGGAACCGGACCAAAACGCCAGTGCAGAGCAGGAGGCGTATAAGGAAAATGTTTTCAAACAATTCGGGGTGATGTAG